A stretch of the Panicum virgatum strain AP13 chromosome 9N, P.virgatum_v5, whole genome shotgun sequence genome encodes the following:
- the LOC120688034 gene encoding uncharacterized protein LOC120688034 produces the protein MKVRASVKRLCGFCKVVKRRGIVFIHCTANPKHKQRQGFSTLAEAAASCTHLPPPPPPHASSTAAAAAFADAAKVARQEMFTKFNWPLGLAALLKNGEK, from the exons ATGAAGGTCCGCGCGTCGGTGAAGCGGCTGTGCGGGTTCTGCAAGGTGGTGAAGCGCCGGGGCATCGTCTTCATCCACTGCACCGCCAACCCCAAGCACAAGCAGCGCCAGGGCTTCTCCACCCTCGCCGAAGCCGCCGCATCATGCACCCAcctgcccccgcccccgccaccgcATGCCAGCAGcaccgcagccgccgcagcGTTCGCGGA TGCTGCCAAGGTAGCTAGACAAGAGATGTTTACAAAATTCAATTGGCCTCTGGGTTTAGCTGCCCTGCTCAAGAATGGCGAAAAATAA
- the LOC120688033 gene encoding splicing factor 3B subunit 6-like protein, with protein MAAAGLRKGNARLPPEVNRVLYVRNLPFNISSEEMYDIFGKYGAIRQIRLGNAKDTRGTAYVVYEDIYDAKNAVDHLSGFNVANRYLIVLYYQPAKMSKKSDVKKKEEEITRLQEKYGVGSKTSGPGSSD; from the coding sequence atggcggcggcgggcctgcgGAAGGGGAATGCGCGTCTCCCGCCGGAGGTGAACCGGGTGCTCTACGTGCGGAACCTGCCCTTCAACATCTCGAGCGAGGAGATGTACGACATCTTCGGCAAGTACGGCGCCATCCGGCAGATCCGGCTGGGCAACGCCAAGGACACGCGCGGCACCGCCTACGTCGTCTACGAGGACATCTACGACGCCAAGAACGCCGTCGACCACCTCTCCGGCTTCAACGTCGCCAACCGCTACCTCATCGTGCTCTACTACCAGCCAGCCAAGATGTCCAAGAAGTCCGacgtcaagaagaaggaggaggagatcaCCAGGCTCCAGGAGAAGTATGGAGTCGGGTCCAAGACCTCCGGCCCCGGATCCAGCGACTGA
- the LOC120690608 gene encoding uncharacterized protein LOC120690608 — MEGRGNPPLSTTEAVIKKPRSVASRKPRSTEQLASEYNGMYAPSRYVSHDDDTGIEAGGHRRKELYLNSPEMKSSAAHKNDVSRKLRREDRSEGDYDGHSRSSKSKDAAKHGSDGVLALECNVKSSGSPPDNPQLVPRDASVPGENRLRKVKLKVGGITRTIHPKTVQEAGPATSDGFSHRHKHKDSGGHTSKDTHGTRVEGKHDNRHDISPSSDLVRKSKRISKKKALDGDSDDEDGELRYLEKLRGAKVAPDPMTTGHGAYDDSADDGLRKKNLSKVSKNKSTPYEVDEDFTMSRFGKDGRKKSQLGDGNESIEEEESDIDEKVGPKEVDSPSDVKIETPGLTTRQRALQGRGGHGESLIEFPDGLPAASSRKQKEKLSEVEIQAKKAEAAQRRKMQVEKAEKEQQAEAVRKILGLDSEKKKEEKKLKEREEKEKQARLEEYRKNCVQTVMGPTGTVITFPESMGLPSIFNSKPVSYPPPREKCAGPNCTNPYKYRDSKTRVPLCSLACYKAVQGRPVQGSEAAQGSAAAQGSVATQGSDVAQGSDAAQGSVADKGSDADKGSDAAQGSAGKQA, encoded by the exons ATGGAGGGGCGCGGGAACCCTCCGCTTAGCACCACTGAAGCAGTGATAAAGAAGCCAAGGAGTGTTGCATCAAGGAAGCCGAGGTCCACGGAGCAACTCGCCTCTGAGTACAATGGCATGTATGCGCCGTCTCGGTACGTTTCCCATGACGATGACACCGGCATTGAAGCCGGCGGGCATCGGAGGAAAGAGCTATACCTAAATAGCCCTGAGATGAAGAGCTCCGCAGCTCATAAGAATGACGTGTCAAGGAAGTTAAGAAGGGAGGACAGATCCGAAGGAGACTATGATGGCCACAGTCGGAGCAGCAAATCAAAGGATGCTGCCAAGCATGGTAGTGATGGTGTTCTTGCACTGGAATGTAACGTGAAAAGCTCTGGATCCCCCCCGGATAACCCACAGTTGGTCCCGAGGGATGCAAGTGTGCCTGGTGAGAATAGGTTGAGAAAAGTAAAGCTCAAAGTTGGCGGGATTACTCGAACCATACATCCAAAAACCGTCCAAGAAGCGGGTCCTGCCACGTCGGATGGCTTTTCTCATCGGCACAAGCACAAG gaTTCTGGTGGGCACACAAGCAAAGATACTCATGGCACTCGTGTTGAAGGAAAACACGACAATAGGCATGACATTTCACCATCATCTGACCTTGTTCGCAAGAGCAAAAGGATTTCTAAGAAGAAAGCACTTGATGGAGATTctgatgatgaagatggtgaATTACGCTATCTGGAAAAACTTAGAGGGGCTAAAGTTGCACCAGATCCTATGACCACTGGCCATGGAGCTTATGATGATTCCGCTGATGATGGTCTCAGGAAAAAGAATTTGTCCAAGGTTTCTAAAAACAAGAGCACCCCATATGAAGTGGATGAGGACTTTACAATGTCACGATTTGGCAAGGATGGCAGGAAGAAGTCGCAATTAGGGGATGGCAATGAATCTATTGAAGAGGAGGAATCTGACATTGATGAAAAGGTTGGGCCAAAGGAAGTTGATTCACCTTCAGATGTGAAGATTGAAACTCCTGGTCTTACGACAAGACAGCGAGCCCTTCAAGGCAGGGGTGGGCATGGAGAAAGTCTGATTGAATTTCCTGATGGATTACCAGCTGCTTCATCAAGAA AGCAAAAGGAGAAGCTTTCAGAAGTGGAGATACAAGCCAAAAAAGCAGAAGCTGCACAGAGGCGTAAGATGCAAGTTGAGAAGGCAGAGAAGGAACAACAG GCTGAAGCAGTGAGGAAGATATTAGGTTTAGATTctgagaagaaaaaggaagagaaGAAGCTTAAAGAACGGGAGGAGAAG GAAAAACAAGCAAGGTTAGAAGAATACAGGAAAAACTGTGTCCAGACTGTCATGGGCCCAACCGGAACTGTCATTACATTCCCTGAGAGTATGGGGCTTCCAAGCATATTCAACTCCAAGCCTGTCAG CTATCCACCTCCAAGGGAGAAGTGCGCAGGCCCAAATTGCACAAACCCATACAAGTACCGGGACTCCAAGACAAGGGTTCCACTCTGCAGCCTGGCATGCTACAAGGCTGTCCAGGGACGTCCTGTCCAAGGGAGTGAAGCTGCCCAAGGAAGTGCTGCTGCTCAGGGAAGTGTCGCTACCCAGGGAAGTGATGTGGCCCAGGGAAGTGATGCAGCCCAGGGAAGTGTCGCTGACAAGGGAAGTGATGCTGACAAGGGAAGTGATGCGGCCCAGGGAAGTGCTGGAAAGCAAGCATGA
- the LOC120688032 gene encoding peptidyl-prolyl cis-trans isomerase CYP22-like, translating to MASAGGAAISAGPTPPSATATAVEWHQRPPNPKNPVVFFDVTIGSIPAGRIKMELFADIAPKTAENFRQFCTGEHRKNGLPQGFKGCQFHRVIKDFMIQGGDFLKNDGTGCISIYGAKFDDENFIAKHTGPGLLSMANSGANSNGSQFFITCAKCDWLDNKHVVFGRVLGDGLLVLRKIENVATGPNNRPKLACIISECGEM from the exons ATGGCGTCCGCCGGCGGAGCGGCCATCTCGGCGGGGcccacgccgccgtcggcgacggcgacggcggtggagtGGCACCAGCGGCCGCCGAACCCGAAGAACCCGGTGGTATTCTTCGACGTCACCATTGGGTCCATCCCCGCCGGCCGCATCAAGATGGAGCTCTTCGCCGACATCGCCCCCAAGACCGCCGAGAACTTCCG GCAGTTCTGCACTGGCGAGCACAG AAAAAATGGTTTACCACAAGGTTTTAAGGGCTGTCAATTCCATAGAGTGATCAAAGATTTCATGATTCAGGGTGGTGACTTCTTGAAG AATGATGGTACTGGATGCATATCAATCTACGGTGCCAAATTTGATGATGAGAATTTTATTGCAAAGCATACGGGGCCTGGACTGCTCTCAATG GCAAACAGTGGTGCTAACTCTAATGGATCTCAG TTCTTTATAACTTGTGCAAAGTGTGACTGGCTGGACAACAAACATGTGGTCTTTGGG AGAGTGCTTGGGGATGGTCTACTTGTTCTGAGGAAGATTGAAAATGTTGCCACTGGACCGAACAACCGACCAAAGCTTGCCTGCATTATAAGCGAGTGTGGTGAAATGTAA